DNA sequence from the Sulfurimonas sp. HSL3-1 genome:
CGATCTTCTTCGAGATCTCGATCTCCTCCTCTTTGGTCAGGAGCGGGATCTGTCCCATTTCGCGCAGGTACATCCGTACCGGGGAGTCGGAGCGGGACCACTCCATCAGCTCGTGCTGCTTGAGGATGTCGAAATCCTCGCCGCTGGCGTTTTCGATCAGTTTGCGCTGGGCATCGCGCCGCGCTTCGGCTTCCTGCTCGTTCATGAGCTTGGCGTGCTCCGAAGCGGTGTAGAGGCAGCGTTTGTTCTTTTCGGCAAGTTTCAGGACGCTTTTTGCCTGGGCGGATGTCGGGTTCTTCTCAAAAAGCTCCGCGATTGTTTCGTAGGTGATACAATTCTCGGATTGGTGTTCGACAAAAAGGGTTTCAAGGGCTTTATTGAGTTCTTTTGCGGTCATCGGGTGAAAAGCTCCTGGAATTAGTAGTATTGGGGCGTATCGGCTTATCCCCTCCATCGGGGTGGGCCAGGCCTCGTGGGTTTTTTGAGTTAAGTGGGGATTATACTTTATGATGGCTTAGTCTTTGCTTTCCTTCATGGGGACGGAAAGAAATAAAGAATATATATTATTTAATATATCCCTTCATTCAACCCCCTTTGAGGGATTTTGGATATAATCGCACCAAAAAACTGCAGGATCTTCTATGAGCACACTCGAAGGAAAAGTCTGGCGGTTCGGTCAGGATGTCGATACGGACCTGATCATCGCCGCACGCTATCTTAATACTTCCGATCCCAAGGAACTCGCGAAGCATGTAATGGAGGACGCCGATCCAGATTTCGTTTCGAAAATGGCACCGGGCGACATCATCGTCGCCGGCAACAACTTCGGCTGCGGCTCGTCACGCGAACATGCCCCGATTGCCCTGAAAGCCGCCGGGATCGCCGCAGTGATTGCCCCGACATTTGCCCGCATCTTCTACCGCAACGCCTTTAATATGGGACTGCCGATCTTCGAACTCGAAGAGAGCGCCGAGATTGCCGAAGGCGATATCGTCTCCGTCGACATGGATAAAGGGACGGTCACAGATAAGACGACCGGCAAGAGCTATGC
Encoded proteins:
- a CDS encoding 3-isopropylmalate dehydratase small subunit, whose product is MSTLEGKVWRFGQDVDTDLIIAARYLNTSDPKELAKHVMEDADPDFVSKMAPGDIIVAGNNFGCGSSREHAPIALKAAGIAAVIAPTFARIFYRNAFNMGLPIFELEESAEIAEGDIVSVDMDKGTVTDKTTGKSYAFTPIPPFMQELLSAGGLMNYAEEEIKAGGKA